One segment of Bacteroides caecimuris DNA contains the following:
- a CDS encoding S8 family serine peptidase has protein sequence MKKLIFPIVCCFISVTVSAQLIKPKTETQKKQSELDWFNCSFDQDSVYGAEVNKAYDYLKANKKKAKKKPVVALIGTGMDVEHEDLKHAIWINPKEKSNQKDDDKNGLVDDINGWNFIGGKDGQVMETLTREGEREFFRLKDKYADYIFDGKKYYKIVNGKRQEVPAPENMEEYNYYRYKVMPESRIGGAYGGLQLSYVIEEYVEKFDKDMKKRFPGKELTVEDFQSCYDPKAERDSLSEVAFMLTAYYFSIYNTDKWEPVYQNMGKKSVETAKASYEEALKKYGSDNRKEIVGDNPLDINDTHYGNNVLLTSDAATGVMKAGVIAAKRDNGIGSNGIADNAEIMTLRIHPGEGEPYLKDMALAIRYAVDHGADVIVLPEQNSIYPEEQKQWITNALKEAEKKGALVIVPVWDLSMDMDKDEFFPNRKMNKEEELTNFMVVAASDKNGNPVLNTNYGATALDIYAPGTDIYSSYMGDTYQKGTGEGMASATVAGVAALVKSYFPKLTGSQIRDILLKSVTSRKGVEVEKGIRVNDSPSQDLFLFDDLCISGGIVNAYQAILEAEKVSK, from the coding sequence ATGAAGAAACTTATATTTCCTATCGTATGCTGTTTTATCAGCGTTACTGTATCAGCCCAGTTAATCAAGCCAAAGACAGAAACACAAAAAAAACAATCCGAACTGGACTGGTTTAACTGTTCTTTCGATCAGGACAGTGTGTACGGAGCCGAAGTAAACAAAGCGTATGATTACCTGAAAGCCAACAAAAAGAAAGCAAAGAAAAAACCGGTTGTCGCACTGATCGGAACCGGAATGGACGTAGAACACGAAGACCTGAAACACGCAATCTGGATCAACCCAAAAGAAAAGTCAAACCAAAAAGATGATGATAAAAACGGGCTTGTTGACGACATCAATGGCTGGAACTTCATCGGTGGTAAAGACGGTCAAGTCATGGAAACTTTGACACGCGAAGGAGAACGTGAATTCTTCCGTCTCAAAGATAAATACGCTGATTATATCTTTGACGGAAAGAAGTATTATAAAATAGTCAATGGAAAACGCCAAGAAGTCCCCGCACCGGAAAACATGGAAGAGTATAATTACTATCGTTATAAAGTCATGCCGGAATCTAGAATCGGTGGAGCTTACGGTGGTCTTCAACTATCTTATGTTATAGAAGAATATGTTGAAAAGTTCGACAAGGACATGAAAAAGCGTTTTCCCGGAAAAGAGTTGACTGTTGAGGACTTCCAAAGTTGTTATGATCCCAAAGCTGAAAGAGACAGTCTTTCTGAAGTTGCCTTTATGCTTACTGCCTACTATTTCAGCATCTATAATACGGATAAATGGGAACCTGTTTATCAGAATATGGGAAAGAAAAGTGTAGAAACAGCTAAAGCGTCTTATGAAGAGGCTTTAAAGAAATACGGGAGTGATAATCGAAAAGAAATTGTAGGTGACAATCCTTTGGATATTAACGATACGCATTATGGTAATAATGTACTGTTGACATCTGATGCGGCAACAGGCGTAATGAAGGCAGGCGTTATCGCAGCTAAACGTGACAACGGCATCGGAAGTAACGGTATTGCAGACAATGCAGAAATCATGACTTTACGCATCCACCCGGGAGAAGGAGAACCATACCTGAAAGATATGGCATTGGCAATTCGTTATGCAGTAGACCATGGAGCAGATGTAATCGTATTACCGGAACAAAACTCCATATATCCGGAAGAACAAAAACAATGGATAACAAATGCATTGAAAGAGGCAGAGAAGAAAGGGGCATTAGTTATAGTTCCGGTTTGGGATCTATCAATGGATATGGATAAAGACGAATTCTTTCCCAATCGTAAGATGAATAAAGAGGAAGAACTTACTAATTTTATGGTAGTTGCTGCTTCAGACAAAAATGGAAATCCGGTATTGAACACCAATTACGGTGCAACTGCTCTCGATATTTATGCTCCGGGAACAGACATTTATTCTTCTTATATGGGTGACACTTATCAAAAAGGAACTGGAGAAGGAATGGCTTCGGCTACTGTAGCTGGCGTAGCTGCTCTTGTGAAGTCTTATTTCCCTAAACTGACCGGCTCTCAAATCCGTGACATATTATTAAAAAGCGTCACTTCACGCAAAGGTGTAGAAGTAGAAAAAGGAATCCGCGTGAACGATAGCCCTTCACAAGATTTATTCCTTTTTGATGACCTATGTATTTCCGGAGGTATCGTTAATGCTTACCAAGCAATCTTGGAAGCAGAAAAAGTCAGCAAGTAA
- a CDS encoding TlpA family protein disulfide reductase — protein sequence MKFIKRLSFILLFLWSTTPLWSDDGLLFKGKLRLLKPTTLQVKDLNGKLILSCPINQNGVFETEKKNILPDVYTLYIGNTEQNIYLENTPVSITGFFDEKNPEQSSLSFTGIDPFLTLQTYMPTERDPDIATISTSVKGKLTPAMASALAYLANVNDYQSNKMLLDMIPERDRKSLSAKWLVNRVEVLSHQIIGAECPDFTFTDANGKNVSLKDFRGKIVVLDFCASWCGPCRKEMRSMLTIYNELKADDLEFISVSLDDSEAKWRKMLDEEKLPWVMLWDKTGFPKSSKTPSAIQTAYGFYSIPFLVVIDKEGKLAARNVRGEQVREAILKIRQ from the coding sequence ATGAAATTCATAAAAAGACTTTCATTTATATTATTATTCTTATGGAGCACTACTCCTCTATGGAGCGACGACGGGTTACTATTCAAAGGAAAGTTGAGACTACTCAAACCAACCACTTTACAAGTGAAGGATTTGAATGGGAAACTCATTTTAAGTTGTCCCATTAACCAGAACGGAGTATTCGAAACTGAGAAGAAAAACATTTTACCTGATGTATATACACTATATATCGGAAATACAGAGCAAAACATATACCTCGAAAACACGCCTGTAAGTATTACTGGTTTTTTCGATGAAAAGAACCCTGAACAAAGTTCGCTTTCATTCACCGGCATCGATCCGTTTCTGACTTTGCAAACCTATATGCCAACAGAAAGAGACCCGGATATAGCAACGATTTCTACTTCTGTCAAAGGAAAACTGACTCCTGCCATGGCATCTGCATTGGCCTATCTGGCAAATGTAAATGATTACCAATCCAACAAAATGCTATTGGACATGATACCAGAACGAGACAGAAAGTCTTTATCTGCCAAATGGTTGGTAAACAGAGTAGAGGTCCTCTCCCACCAAATCATTGGTGCAGAATGTCCCGACTTTACTTTCACAGATGCCAACGGAAAAAACGTAAGCCTGAAAGACTTCCGTGGGAAAATTGTCGTACTTGACTTCTGTGCCTCCTGGTGTGGTCCTTGTCGTAAAGAGATGCGTAGTATGCTAACCATATACAATGAATTGAAGGCTGACGATCTGGAATTCATCAGTGTCTCGCTGGATGACAGCGAAGCAAAATGGAGAAAAATGCTGGATGAAGAAAAATTGCCGTGGGTGATGCTGTGGGATAAGACAGGATTCCCTAAAAGCAGCAAGACCCCAAGTGCTATTCAGACTGCTTACGGCTTCTACTCCATCCCTTTCCTTGTAGTCATTGACAAAGAAGGCAAACTCGCTGCACGCAACGTTCGGGGTGAACAAGTACGCGAAGCCATTTTAAAAATAAGACAATAA
- a CDS encoding RagB/SusD family nutrient uptake outer membrane protein, with product MKLKYLIYTITLTSLTACGDFLEPKSQSQYIPKDANALQEMLIGEAYPRQQNTQFLNYLEILADDVEQNQVEGYGFTDNDKVTMEIFEVLYSWQPNMFEIQEKLGGSPVVNTWENLYEYILGANAALDYIDEVSGTEVEKNHIKAQSYALRAFYYYMLVNQYGLPYNYNKESLGVPLKLDSKMREEGNILMKRNTVEEVYRQIVTDLNEAERLFQGLSTSLQYEPNYLVSLPMVQLLKSRVALYMENWAEAKTYAEKVIKDWNFSLRDLNTIPAPEAGIKEPYYTFNTYDSPEVIWSYGTIRDLTGEYEGYIDKEDEYADGEETRKMFKAADELIKSFQEGDLRKDRYITREMQYNEWEPENSTFYDIYLPYGKYKTLSSVPASKSSDYFALSFRIAEAYLNYAEAAAMNKAEGDAITAMHTLLEKRYIAGNAPSFSGLTGEALITKIREERRKELCYEGQRWFDLRRYGMLPIQHKWEGKVYTLTKNDLSYVLPIPKEVLQRNLLLEQNSFGPQRTGVPVID from the coding sequence ATGAAACTTAAATATTTAATCTATACAATTACACTTACCAGCCTCACCGCTTGTGGAGATTTTTTAGAACCCAAGTCACAGAGCCAATACATCCCCAAAGACGCTAATGCATTACAAGAGATGCTTATCGGAGAAGCTTATCCCCGACAACAAAATACCCAGTTTCTCAACTATCTGGAAATACTCGCAGATGATGTTGAACAGAATCAGGTAGAAGGTTACGGATTCACAGATAATGACAAAGTAACAATGGAAATTTTTGAAGTTCTGTATAGCTGGCAACCTAACATGTTCGAAATACAAGAGAAATTAGGAGGATCCCCCGTGGTCAATACATGGGAAAATCTCTATGAATATATTTTAGGAGCTAATGCCGCCCTTGACTATATTGACGAAGTGTCTGGTACAGAAGTTGAAAAGAACCATATTAAAGCACAATCCTATGCGTTAAGAGCTTTTTACTATTACATGCTAGTCAATCAGTACGGACTTCCTTATAATTATAACAAAGAATCGCTGGGAGTTCCTCTCAAACTGGATAGTAAGATGAGAGAAGAAGGCAATATATTAATGAAACGGAATACGGTAGAAGAAGTATACCGACAGATTGTTACCGACCTAAACGAAGCGGAACGCTTATTTCAAGGTCTCTCCACTTCTCTGCAATATGAACCGAACTACCTTGTCAGCCTACCTATGGTGCAATTATTAAAGTCACGCGTAGCTCTATATATGGAAAATTGGGCAGAAGCGAAAACGTATGCGGAGAAAGTGATCAAAGATTGGAACTTCTCATTACGTGACCTGAATACGATCCCTGCACCGGAAGCGGGTATAAAAGAACCTTATTATACATTCAATACGTATGACTCACCGGAAGTTATCTGGAGTTATGGAACTATAAGAGACCTAACAGGTGAATACGAAGGTTATATCGACAAAGAAGACGAATATGCAGATGGAGAAGAAACTAGAAAAATGTTTAAGGCAGCAGACGAACTGATTAAGAGCTTCCAAGAAGGTGATTTACGTAAAGACCGTTACATCACCAGAGAGATGCAGTACAACGAATGGGAACCGGAAAACAGTACCTTTTATGATATCTACCTCCCTTACGGCAAATACAAAACACTCAGTTCTGTCCCTGCCTCAAAAAGTAGTGATTATTTTGCCCTCTCTTTCCGAATAGCAGAAGCTTATCTGAACTATGCGGAAGCTGCTGCCATGAATAAAGCTGAAGGAGATGCTATAACTGCAATGCATACATTACTGGAAAAACGATACATTGCAGGAAACGCACCTTCCTTTTCCGGACTAACCGGAGAAGCTCTCATCACTAAAATACGTGAAGAACGCAGAAAAGAACTTTGCTATGAAGGGCAACGCTGGTTCGACTTACGTCGCTATGGCATGCTTCCCATACAGCATAAATGGGAAGGAAAAGTATATACACTCACGAAGAATGACCTTTCGTATGTGTTACCTATACCTAAAGAAGTTTTGCAAAGAAACTTATTACTAGAACAAAACTCATTCGGACCGCAACGAACTGGAGTTCCCGTTATTGACTAA
- a CDS encoding SusC/RagA family TonB-linked outer membrane protein, with protein sequence MKKRTQSLPWVVSYVSRNVVKFCLLWIFSLSSLMIQAQDNQRISVDLKGETLEAALWYLQNRTKFIFMYATEDIANVTDITVKAKDKTILQILDECLEGTNLTYEISGSAIVIKKRKKPKVTISGWIRDTSGEALPGATVTIRGSKQGAIAGLDGHYSFNIPAQEGLILTFSFIGMEKKTVKYTGKKTINVTLSGSSTEIDEVVVTGYQNIQRRDLVGSITTIKAKDIIMPSYTTIDQMLQGRVAGMVVTNSSSRVGTAPKIQIRGTSTLQGNRDPLWVVDGIIQEDFQVTLDNGELMTKNLKDIIGNQISWLNPADIENITILKDASATAIYGSKASNGVIEITTKKNTTDRLTVNYSANFNIGQRPNYGMFNFMNSQERIRFSQEAFDAGISYITVPYKDPNTYEGLLRMLQEHDISDIEYRELYNAMETRNTDWFKSLTRRSFSHTHNISVSGGTNKFSYSASMGYNNSEGQEIGNDNERMTGRIALMLRPIEKLTISMTLNGSVSTTNGFFDDVNPMSYATNTSRAIDPDAYYMQENEYTYKTGSKETLSYNFINERDNSGSKARSNFMSASLNVNWHILDWLTYQFTGGYSNNNSTNESWATERTYYIANEYRGYDFNSVTPTSSEFKAAQLPFGGRLYTNDNNQHSYNIQNKLQFSKAFNADNRLNALLGMELRSSTAKGTANTIWGYVPDRGERIVAPTIPSEVVSPGGSPTGWGILQKIYNGGWNRTNNTNNFLSFFATFAYSFKNRYVMNANVRNDASNVFGQDINHRIDPTYSFGFSWRASEEAFFQKHLSWISTLNFRGTFGIQGNALTRESPELILNQNGVQAGYNRYYSTISQIPNPYLSWERTKNWNFGVDLELFRMFYMNLEYYTRRSNAVINVDLPYEYGLDQMKRNGGIIYNRGIEYTLSFTPIQKRDFALNVNLNASKNWNKGGETKIDRNTAMYLNGDGAQILKEGYPLSAFWSYSFAGLDGTNGKPTFNYVEVPEEEKSKDIDPTSYLVYSGEKEPYFTGGLGLSFRYKSLSLNTSFSLLLGSHKRLPSPYRDFKGLSDMMPSPISNINRDLLNRWQKPGDEAHTNIPGLPTWQRGIGWTLPNTDPGESPIPMWEKSDAMVVNASFLRCRNIGLSWQMKQEWCDKIHAKNLSVNFNMDNIFVIASKRFNGFDPELENSIMPRSFSLGFNIGF encoded by the coding sequence ATGAAAAAACGAACGCAATCCCTGCCATGGGTGGTATCTTATGTAAGCAGAAACGTTGTGAAATTCTGCCTTTTATGGATATTCTCCCTTTCTTCACTCATGATTCAAGCGCAAGACAATCAAAGAATCTCTGTCGACTTAAAAGGAGAAACTTTGGAAGCGGCACTTTGGTATCTACAGAATCGCACAAAATTTATCTTTATGTATGCCACAGAAGATATTGCTAATGTAACTGATATCACTGTTAAGGCTAAGGATAAAACTATTCTTCAAATTCTGGATGAATGTCTGGAAGGTACTAATCTGACTTACGAAATCTCCGGTAGTGCAATCGTAATTAAGAAAAGGAAAAAACCCAAAGTAACCATCAGCGGTTGGATTCGCGACACCAGTGGTGAGGCATTACCTGGTGCCACTGTTACAATCCGAGGATCTAAACAAGGAGCCATCGCCGGACTGGACGGACATTACTCTTTCAATATTCCGGCACAGGAAGGATTGATCCTTACTTTTTCTTTTATCGGAATGGAAAAGAAAACGGTCAAATATACGGGTAAGAAAACAATCAATGTTACCCTGAGCGGTTCCAGTACAGAAATTGATGAAGTTGTAGTCACCGGTTATCAAAACATTCAACGCCGTGATCTCGTAGGCTCTATCACTACAATCAAAGCGAAAGATATTATAATGCCTTCTTACACTACTATTGACCAAATGTTGCAAGGGCGTGTAGCAGGTATGGTGGTCACTAATTCAAGCAGCCGTGTAGGTACTGCTCCTAAAATTCAAATTCGAGGAACCAGTACATTGCAAGGAAACCGTGACCCATTATGGGTAGTAGACGGTATTATCCAAGAAGATTTCCAGGTAACACTAGATAACGGCGAATTGATGACTAAAAACTTAAAAGACATCATCGGTAATCAAATTTCATGGCTGAACCCTGCCGACATCGAAAACATCACAATCTTGAAAGATGCTTCCGCCACTGCTATCTATGGTTCGAAAGCATCTAACGGTGTAATCGAAATCACAACTAAAAAAAATACCACCGACAGGTTGACTGTGAACTATTCTGCCAACTTCAACATCGGACAACGTCCTAATTATGGAATGTTCAACTTTATGAACTCTCAAGAACGTATCCGTTTTTCACAAGAGGCATTCGACGCCGGAATCTCTTACATAACAGTACCTTACAAAGATCCTAACACTTATGAGGGTTTGTTACGCATGCTACAAGAGCACGATATTTCAGACATCGAATACAGAGAACTTTATAACGCTATGGAAACCCGCAATACAGACTGGTTCAAGTCTCTGACACGCCGTTCGTTCAGTCATACGCACAATATTAGTGTTTCCGGTGGAACGAACAAGTTCAGTTATTCAGCATCCATGGGTTATAACAACAGCGAAGGTCAAGAAATAGGGAATGATAACGAACGTATGACCGGACGTATTGCCCTTATGTTACGCCCAATAGAGAAACTAACTATCAGCATGACATTAAATGGTAGTGTTTCTACCACCAACGGCTTCTTTGATGATGTCAACCCTATGAGTTATGCCACTAATACGAGCCGTGCCATTGATCCGGATGCTTACTATATGCAAGAGAACGAATACACATATAAAACAGGTAGTAAAGAAACACTTTCATACAATTTCATCAATGAACGAGATAATAGCGGTTCAAAAGCGCGTTCAAACTTTATGTCAGCCTCTTTAAATGTTAATTGGCATATCCTCGACTGGTTGACCTACCAATTTACCGGAGGTTATTCTAATAACAACAGTACCAATGAAAGCTGGGCTACCGAACGTACATATTACATAGCCAACGAGTATCGAGGATACGATTTTAACTCCGTAACTCCCACCAGTTCCGAATTTAAGGCCGCACAACTTCCATTCGGAGGTAGATTGTATACAAACGATAATAATCAGCATTCCTACAATATCCAAAACAAATTACAATTCAGTAAAGCATTCAATGCTGACAACCGCTTAAATGCATTATTGGGTATGGAGCTCCGTTCATCTACAGCCAAAGGCACTGCCAATACCATTTGGGGATATGTCCCGGACAGAGGTGAACGTATCGTAGCACCTACCATACCTAGCGAAGTAGTATCACCAGGAGGAAGTCCGACAGGCTGGGGAATATTACAAAAAATCTATAATGGAGGTTGGAATAGAACAAACAACACCAACAACTTCCTTTCGTTTTTTGCCACTTTCGCATATTCATTCAAAAACCGCTACGTAATGAATGCCAATGTGCGAAATGATGCTTCCAATGTTTTCGGACAGGATATTAATCATCGCATCGACCCGACTTATTCATTCGGTTTCTCTTGGAGAGCATCGGAAGAAGCTTTCTTCCAAAAGCATCTGTCATGGATCTCCACACTTAATTTCAGAGGAACGTTCGGTATTCAGGGGAATGCCTTAACACGCGAAAGTCCCGAATTAATCTTAAATCAAAACGGGGTACAAGCCGGATATAACCGTTACTACTCTACTATCAGCCAGATCCCCAACCCGTATCTCTCGTGGGAACGTACCAAGAACTGGAACTTTGGGGTGGATCTGGAACTATTCCGCATGTTTTATATGAACCTGGAATATTACACCCGACGTTCCAATGCAGTAATCAATGTTGATTTGCCATACGAATACGGACTTGACCAGATGAAACGGAACGGTGGAATCATTTACAATCGAGGAATTGAATACACATTATCATTCACACCTATCCAAAAGCGTGATTTCGCTCTGAATGTTAACCTGAATGCCTCTAAAAACTGGAATAAAGGCGGGGAAACCAAAATTGATAGAAACACAGCAATGTATCTGAATGGAGACGGCGCCCAAATCTTAAAAGAGGGTTATCCGTTAAGTGCATTCTGGTCATATTCATTTGCTGGTCTTGATGGAACTAACGGTAAGCCGACATTCAACTATGTTGAAGTCCCGGAAGAAGAAAAAAGTAAAGACATCGACCCGACTTCTTACCTTGTATATTCCGGTGAAAAAGAACCATACTTCACTGGAGGACTTGGCTTAAGCTTCCGCTACAAGTCTTTGTCATTGAACACCAGTTTCTCCCTTTTGCTAGGTAGCCATAAACGTTTACCGTCACCTTACCGCGATTTTAAAGGACTCAGTGACATGATGCCTAGTCCAATCAGCAACATAAACCGTGATTTACTAAATCGTTGGCAAAAGCCAGGAGACGAAGCCCATACAAATATCCCCGGACTACCTACATGGCAGAGAGGAATAGGTTGGACTTTGCCTAATACAGATCCTGGTGAATCTCCCATTCCAATGTGGGAAAAATCAGATGCTATGGTAGTCAATGCCTCATTCTTACGCTGTCGGAACATCGGATTATCCTGGCAAATGAAACAAGAATGGTGCGACAAGATACATGCCAAAAATCTGTCTGTCAATTTCAATATGGACAACATATTTGTAATAGCCAGCAAACGTTTCAACGGCTTCGACCCGGAATTAGAAAACAGCATCATGCCACGTTCTTTCTCACTGGGATTTAATATCGGATTTTAA
- a CDS encoding FecR family protein translates to MNSFKEKFKIAKILASLFTHSSTPEEEKNYHAWLDENLEHQKIADRILNKETYEENSRLIKSFSSQKAWEKVYPLLGNNQSRMVFSWKRSLKYAALILLLIIPASFLIYNWAIGEQIGEITPGTHGGELTLSNGNTFNLFENVLPEGATEVFIIDSKGINYQTPANKPKVKEIKNTLRTLHGMECHIVLSDGTKVHLNAESQLTYPICFSDKERIVQVEGEAYFDVAPDKEHPFIVQTPHTSIRVTGTSFNVRAYADEEIESTTLISGGVKISSGNEVFELIPNQHYTYNKKTNTNTVTNVNTELYTSWESGSFIFLNVPLENVMSYLSKWYGFKYTFEDETAKQVRIGASLNRYKNMNPIIDMITELNLVNIKQREGILHISYKQ, encoded by the coding sequence ATGAATTCATTCAAAGAAAAATTTAAAATTGCAAAAATCTTAGCTTCTTTATTTACCCATTCGTCTACCCCCGAAGAGGAAAAAAACTATCATGCGTGGTTGGATGAGAATCTGGAGCATCAAAAAATAGCCGACCGGATATTAAATAAGGAAACGTATGAAGAAAACAGCCGGTTAATAAAAAGCTTCTCTTCACAAAAGGCATGGGAGAAAGTCTACCCGCTACTGGGAAACAATCAATCTCGTATGGTCTTCTCGTGGAAAAGGAGCCTGAAATATGCGGCTCTTATTTTGCTGTTGATAATACCGGCTTCATTCCTTATTTATAATTGGGCAATCGGAGAGCAAATCGGTGAAATCACTCCAGGAACCCATGGCGGAGAACTGACTTTAAGTAATGGCAACACCTTCAATCTTTTTGAGAATGTCCTTCCGGAGGGTGCAACTGAAGTGTTCATCATTGACTCCAAAGGGATTAATTATCAAACTCCTGCCAACAAGCCCAAAGTGAAAGAAATCAAAAATACGCTTCGTACACTGCATGGTATGGAATGTCACATTGTCCTTTCGGATGGAACAAAAGTACATCTGAATGCAGAATCTCAACTGACTTATCCGATTTGTTTCAGCGATAAGGAACGCATCGTACAGGTTGAAGGTGAAGCCTATTTCGATGTTGCTCCAGACAAAGAACATCCTTTTATCGTGCAAACACCGCACACTTCTATTCGGGTGACAGGAACTTCTTTCAATGTAAGAGCATACGCAGATGAAGAAATAGAAAGTACAACATTAATCAGTGGAGGTGTAAAAATCAGCAGTGGAAATGAAGTATTTGAATTAATCCCCAACCAACACTATACCTATAATAAAAAGACTAATACAAATACTGTCACTAACGTAAACACAGAACTGTATACATCTTGGGAATCCGGATCATTCATCTTTTTAAATGTACCTCTTGAGAATGTAATGTCATATCTTTCCAAATGGTATGGGTTCAAATACACTTTCGAGGACGAAACCGCCAAACAAGTACGAATCGGGGCATCCCTTAATCGTTATAAAAATATGAACCCGATTATCGACATGATAACAGAATTAAACCTGGTAAATATCAAGCAACGAGAAGGTATCTTGCATATTTCCTACAAACAATAA
- a CDS encoding RNA polymerase sigma factor produces the protein MNIHTENIIADIRRGNKQAFKKLFDDYYPILCVFASHYIEDKEVCKDIAQDVLLAYWERKEDFDNILKVKSFLYTVTRNKCLNHLKHEQLDIPNFSGQEEFDSGFEAAIIEQETFHMVRKAVEELPNQMRNIILYSMKGLKNHEIADKLQISEGTVHTLKKFAYRKLRESLKGINYTLLLFLCK, from the coding sequence GTGAACATACATACAGAAAATATAATTGCAGACATCAGACGTGGTAACAAACAAGCTTTCAAAAAGCTATTTGATGACTACTATCCTATTCTTTGCGTGTTCGCATCTCACTATATTGAAGACAAAGAAGTTTGCAAAGACATCGCACAAGATGTATTGTTAGCTTATTGGGAACGGAAAGAAGATTTCGACAACATTTTGAAAGTAAAAAGCTTCCTTTATACCGTCACCCGAAATAAATGTCTGAATCACCTAAAACATGAGCAATTAGATATTCCTAATTTTTCCGGACAGGAAGAGTTCGATAGTGGCTTCGAAGCTGCCATTATCGAGCAGGAAACATTCCACATGGTTCGCAAAGCGGTAGAAGAATTGCCTAATCAAATGCGAAATATCATCTTATATTCCATGAAAGGGTTAAAAAACCATGAGATTGCTGACAAATTGCAAATTTCAGAAGGCACTGTCCATACGTTAAAGAAATTCGCCTACCGCAAACTTCGCGAAAGTCTCAAAGGCATAAATTACACCTTATTACTATTTTTATGCAAATAA
- a CDS encoding Crp/Fnr family transcriptional regulator: MVKMNMSDIDISEPLSDMLAPLNNEQKEFLMNNYTIQTYKKNETIYCEGETPSHLMCLISGKVKIFKDGVGGRSQIIRMIKPREYFAYRAYFAKQDFVTAAAAFEPSVVCLIPMNAILTLIAQNNDLAMFFIRQLSIDLGISDERTVNLTQKHIRGRLAESLIFLKESYGLEEDGSTLSIYLSREDLANLSNMTTSNAIRTLSQFATERLITIDGRKIKIIEEEKLKKISKIG; the protein is encoded by the coding sequence ATGGTAAAAATGAATATGTCAGACATCGATATTTCGGAGCCGTTATCCGATATGTTAGCTCCTTTAAATAACGAACAAAAGGAGTTTCTGATGAACAACTATACGATACAGACCTACAAAAAAAATGAAACCATCTACTGCGAAGGAGAAACACCTTCTCATCTGATGTGCCTTATCAGTGGGAAAGTAAAAATCTTCAAAGATGGTGTGGGAGGTAGAAGTCAGATTATCCGCATGATTAAACCACGCGAATACTTTGCGTATCGTGCTTATTTTGCCAAACAAGATTTTGTAACTGCCGCAGCAGCTTTCGAACCCTCTGTTGTTTGCCTGATTCCCATGAATGCTATCTTAACTTTAATTGCCCAAAACAATGACCTCGCCATGTTTTTTATCCGCCAGCTGTCTATTGATCTCGGCATCTCAGACGAACGCACCGTCAATCTGACACAAAAGCATATCCGCGGACGCCTGGCCGAATCTCTCATCTTCCTGAAAGAAAGCTACGGCTTGGAAGAAGACGGATCTACCTTGAGCATTTATCTTTCACGCGAAGATTTAGCAAATCTCTCTAATATGACTACTTCGAATGCTATCCGCACATTATCACAGTTTGCTACGGAACGCCTGATTACAATCGACGGAAGAAAGATCAAAATCATCGAAGAAGAAAAGCTAAAGAAAATAAGTAAGATTGGATAA